One region of Acidimicrobiales bacterium genomic DNA includes:
- a CDS encoding response regulator transcription factor, producing MTTVAVVEDDTHILAAVTRGLTERGHVVLGASSGLRALGEIVDQRPDVVVLDLGLPDIDGLELLRMLRAVSTVPVIVATARDDEGEIIRTLDAGADDYVIKPYSADQLDARIRAVLRRVREDDADEPVRIGGLTLDARSRVAAIDGQPMDLSRKEFDLLWHLATRRGEVVSKRELLAAVWRQPYGGPEKTVDVHLSWLRTKLGESARSPRYLRSVRGVGVMLIDPHTP from the coding sequence GTGACGACCGTCGCCGTAGTGGAGGACGACACCCACATCCTTGCTGCTGTCACCAGGGGCTTGACCGAACGTGGTCACGTGGTGCTGGGGGCGTCCAGCGGGCTGCGGGCCTTGGGCGAGATCGTCGACCAGCGCCCTGACGTGGTCGTCCTCGACCTCGGTCTGCCCGACATCGACGGCCTCGAGCTGCTGCGGATGCTTCGTGCGGTGAGCACCGTCCCCGTGATCGTGGCCACCGCCCGCGACGACGAGGGCGAGATCATCCGGACCCTCGACGCCGGCGCCGATGACTACGTGATCAAGCCGTACTCGGCCGACCAGCTCGACGCCCGCATCCGGGCCGTGCTCCGCCGGGTCAGGGAGGACGACGCCGACGAGCCGGTCCGGATCGGTGGGCTCACCCTCGACGCTCGCAGCCGGGTGGCCGCCATCGACGGCCAGCCGATGGACCTGAGCCGCAAGGAGTTCGACCTGCTCTGGCACCTCGCCACCCGCCGAGGCGAGGTCGTCTCCAAACGGGAGCTCCTCGCCGCGGTGTGGCGGCAGCCGTACGGGGGCCCCGAGAAGACCGTTGACGTCCACCTGTCGTGGTTGCGGACCAAGCTGGGCGAGTCGGCCCGGTCGCCCCGCTACCTGCGCAGCGTGCGGGGTGTGGGCGTCATGCTCATCGACCCGCACACCCCGTGA